The following proteins are co-located in the Pedobacter frigiditerrae genome:
- a CDS encoding glucose 1-dehydrogenase yields MGKIKKQEPPKKPDTKYPVPPFPKQNEDPPGTEEQLKPLADHGETSYKGSGKLKGKKAIITGGDSGIGKAIAIAFAREGADVLISYLGDEETKDAEDSAKYVTEAGQKAILVKGDIRKESHCKKIIEKAVATFGQIDILVNNAAFQMARETLMEIPTEEWIRTFDVNIHPMFYLSKAAEPYMKKGSSIINTTSVNAYNPTPVLLPYAATKAAIQNFTANLSQILLTAGKGIRVNAVAPGPIWTPLIPSTMPDPENFGKDTPMGRPGQPVEVAPAYVFLASDEASYISGATIPVTGGRITI; encoded by the coding sequence ATGGGAAAGATCAAAAAACAAGAACCACCTAAAAAACCGGACACAAAATACCCTGTACCTCCATTTCCTAAGCAAAACGAAGACCCACCTGGAACAGAGGAACAATTAAAACCATTGGCAGACCATGGCGAAACATCTTACAAGGGTTCTGGAAAATTAAAGGGCAAAAAGGCAATTATTACTGGTGGCGATTCTGGGATTGGGAAAGCAATTGCCATTGCTTTTGCTAGAGAAGGTGCTGATGTGTTGATTAGCTATTTAGGAGACGAGGAAACTAAAGACGCGGAAGATTCGGCTAAATATGTAACCGAAGCAGGACAAAAAGCTATATTGGTTAAAGGAGATATCAGGAAAGAAAGTCATTGCAAAAAGATTATAGAAAAAGCAGTTGCCACATTCGGTCAGATAGATATTCTGGTTAACAATGCAGCTTTTCAGATGGCAAGGGAAACTCTTATGGAGATTCCTACCGAAGAATGGATTAGAACTTTCGATGTAAATATACACCCAATGTTTTACCTCAGTAAAGCAGCCGAACCTTATATGAAAAAAGGAAGCAGCATTATTAATACAACATCGGTAAATGCCTATAATCCTACTCCTGTATTATTGCCTTATGCTGCAACAAAGGCGGCAATTCAAAATTTCACTGCAAATTTAAGTCAGATTTTATTGACCGCGGGAAAAGGAATTAGGGTTAATGCCGTAGCACCAGGCCCAATTTGGACGCCATTAATCCCATCGACTATGCCAGACCCAGAAAATTTTGGTAAAGATACCCCAATGGGAAGACCAGGACAGCCAGTTGAAGTTGCGCCAGCTTATGTGTTCTTGGCATCTGATGAAGCTAGTTATATTTCTGGCGCAACTATACCGGTTACTGGAGGACGAATAACTATTTGA
- the ligD gene encoding DNA ligase D, with translation MSLTAYKKKRTFTKTTEPEGGKGTGKELRFVIQKHAASHLHYDFRLEMGGVLKSWAVPKGPSTDPKVKRLAMMVEDHPYDYRTFEGIIPQGEYGGGTVIVWDEGTYTTIEEIDGIAAQEKYLLSELKKGSVKMVLHGKKLKGEFALVKTHGMAENSWLLIKHKDKYASEEDITKKDKSVISKKTLEQVEKTSDNIYGEDNKKTTAKKDPIKKVEKVVKEKKSEKTATPKNEKAIVANAEKSPFYTKIEPMLATLVDKPIDDDDWLYEIKWDGYRAVAFMNKKEIELKSRNDKSFNEKFYPVYNELKKWNINAVVDGEVVVVNEKGIANFGALQNWRSEADGELVYYVFDVLWYNGYDLKSLPLTERRAILKQIIPDDSLIQLSKDFDTSGTEFLAAAKKMGLEGIMAKRKDSVYDVGHRTGNWLKIKSNKRQEVVIGGYTINDDTSKPFSALLVGVFEKGKFVYTGKIGTGFNIKTQKEMLKMFEPLITDKPQFSAEPDINKPSRFRPNPPRAKATWLKPELICEVSFTEMTTDGVMRHPSFEGMREDKKAKEVVLEKEANTEEVIKETAVDKYLSPPKSGKRRTLLNPKDQTQVRKVNGHDLKFTNLSKIYWPIEKITKRDLINYYYQVAPYMLPYLKNRPQSLNRHPGGINGPSFYQKDVTGKVPDWMDTYLYHSGDSPEDKHFLLGNNEATLLYMAGLGCIEINPWSSTTKKPDHPTWCIIDLDPDKNSFEQVIEAAQVTKQILDDMGVPSYCKTSGSTGLHIYIPLGAKYSYEQSKEFARIIVTLVHRELPKYTSLERAVADRKGKMYLDFLQNRSQATIAAPYSVRPKPSATVSMPLAWDEVKKGLKMKDFTIFNAVERIESLGDIFKPVLEKGIDLKKVIKTITNKE, from the coding sequence ATGAGTTTAACAGCCTATAAAAAGAAAAGAACCTTTACCAAAACCACAGAGCCAGAAGGAGGTAAGGGTACAGGAAAGGAACTTCGTTTTGTTATACAAAAACACGCTGCCTCACATTTGCATTACGATTTTAGATTAGAAATGGGTGGTGTGTTAAAAAGCTGGGCAGTTCCAAAAGGACCATCAACAGACCCTAAGGTTAAAAGATTGGCCATGATGGTTGAAGACCATCCATATGATTATAGAACATTTGAAGGCATTATCCCACAAGGAGAATATGGCGGTGGAACGGTTATAGTTTGGGATGAAGGAACTTACACAACTATTGAAGAGATTGATGGTATTGCTGCGCAAGAAAAGTATTTGCTTTCCGAACTAAAAAAAGGTTCTGTTAAAATGGTTTTACACGGTAAAAAACTAAAAGGAGAATTTGCCTTGGTTAAAACTCACGGTATGGCTGAAAATTCTTGGCTGTTGATAAAACATAAAGATAAATATGCTTCTGAAGAGGATATCACTAAAAAAGATAAGTCTGTAATTTCTAAAAAAACACTCGAACAAGTAGAAAAAACATCCGACAATATTTACGGAGAAGACAACAAAAAGACGACTGCTAAAAAGGACCCCATTAAAAAGGTTGAAAAAGTAGTGAAGGAAAAAAAAAGCGAAAAAACAGCGACACCAAAAAATGAAAAAGCCATCGTAGCCAATGCAGAGAAATCGCCGTTTTACACCAAAATAGAACCAATGCTTGCCACTTTGGTAGATAAACCAATAGATGATGATGATTGGCTATATGAAATAAAGTGGGATGGTTACCGAGCAGTTGCTTTTATGAATAAAAAGGAAATAGAACTTAAATCTCGTAACGATAAATCCTTTAATGAGAAATTCTACCCAGTTTATAATGAGCTAAAGAAATGGAACATCAACGCTGTTGTAGATGGAGAAGTAGTAGTGGTAAATGAAAAAGGAATAGCAAACTTTGGAGCCCTGCAAAACTGGCGAAGCGAGGCTGATGGAGAGTTAGTTTATTACGTTTTTGACGTTCTATGGTACAATGGATATGATTTAAAAAGTTTACCCCTTACAGAAAGAAGAGCAATTTTAAAACAAATCATACCAGATGATTCATTGATACAATTAAGCAAGGATTTTGATACTTCAGGAACAGAATTTTTAGCTGCTGCAAAAAAGATGGGACTTGAGGGTATAATGGCGAAGCGAAAGGATAGCGTTTATGATGTAGGCCATAGAACTGGTAATTGGCTTAAAATAAAATCTAACAAAAGGCAAGAAGTTGTAATTGGAGGTTACACTATAAATGATGATACGAGTAAGCCTTTTAGTGCGCTTTTGGTTGGCGTTTTTGAAAAAGGCAAATTCGTTTATACAGGTAAAATCGGAACAGGTTTTAACATCAAAACGCAAAAAGAAATGCTTAAAATGTTCGAGCCATTAATAACTGATAAACCTCAATTTAGTGCCGAACCAGATATCAATAAACCAAGTAGGTTTAGACCCAACCCGCCAAGGGCAAAAGCAACTTGGTTAAAACCAGAATTAATTTGTGAGGTTAGTTTTACTGAAATGACAACAGATGGAGTGATGCGTCACCCATCATTTGAAGGAATGCGAGAAGACAAAAAGGCAAAGGAGGTAGTTTTGGAAAAAGAAGCAAATACAGAAGAGGTAATTAAGGAAACAGCCGTTGATAAGTATTTATCACCACCAAAAAGTGGTAAAAGAAGAACTTTGTTAAACCCGAAAGATCAAACTCAGGTAAGAAAAGTTAATGGTCACGATTTAAAATTTACTAACTTAAGTAAGATCTATTGGCCAATTGAAAAGATAACGAAACGAGATTTAATCAACTATTATTATCAAGTTGCGCCTTATATGTTGCCCTATCTAAAAAATCGTCCGCAATCTTTAAATCGTCACCCAGGGGGGATAAATGGACCGAGCTTTTACCAGAAAGATGTAACTGGAAAAGTGCCCGATTGGATGGATACTTATTTGTACCATAGTGGCGATAGTCCAGAAGATAAACATTTCCTCTTGGGCAATAATGAGGCAACATTGCTTTATATGGCAGGTTTGGGCTGTATAGAAATTAACCCTTGGAGCAGCACCACTAAAAAACCTGATCATCCAACATGGTGTATCATAGATTTAGATCCCGATAAAAATTCTTTCGAACAAGTTATCGAAGCTGCTCAGGTAACCAAGCAAATCTTAGATGATATGGGGGTACCTTCTTATTGCAAAACGAGTGGCTCCACAGGCTTGCATATTTACATCCCGTTAGGCGCAAAATACTCGTATGAACAGTCTAAGGAGTTTGCAAGAATCATTGTGACTTTGGTGCATAGAGAACTGCCAAAATACACTAGTTTAGAGAGAGCAGTAGCCGATAGAAAAGGAAAAATGTATTTGGATTTTTTGCAAAATAGGTCGCAGGCTACTATTGCAGCGCCATATTCTGTTAGGCCAAAACCTAGCGCAACCGTATCTATGCCTTTAGCTTGGGATGAAGTTAAGAAGGGATTAAAAATGAAAGATTTCACCATTTTTAATGCTGTGGAACGAATTGAAAGTTTGGGAGATATCTTTAAACCTGTTTTAGAAAAAGGTATCGATTTAAAGAAAGTCATCAAGACAATAACCAATAAAGAATAA
- a CDS encoding CinA family protein, whose product MLNADLAHCSELLLEKELTVAFAESASAGRMVAEFAMVPNAGKFLKGGFVCYDACLKEDILKVPKELIEEFTPESPEVTKAITEGLTKLIKADIHIGVTGLPTPGGSETPEKPVGTMFISCIYKNKELFAERVVFDGEPEEIILRTVFHTAELLATKLHSL is encoded by the coding sequence ATGCTTAATGCCGATTTAGCACATTGTAGTGAGCTTTTATTAGAAAAAGAATTAACTGTTGCATTTGCAGAAAGTGCATCTGCAGGTAGGATGGTGGCTGAATTTGCCATGGTGCCCAATGCTGGAAAATTTTTAAAAGGTGGTTTTGTTTGTTACGATGCTTGCCTCAAGGAGGATATACTTAAAGTGCCAAAAGAACTGATTGAGGAATTTACTCCAGAATCTCCAGAAGTTACAAAAGCCATAACTGAAGGGTTAACTAAGCTAATAAAGGCTGATATACATATTGGAGTAACGGGTTTACCCACTCCAGGGGGAAGTGAAACTCCAGAAAAACCTGTGGGTACCATGTTTATCTCCTGTATTTATAAGAATAAAGAACTCTTTGCTGAAAGGGTTGTTTTTGATGGAGAACCTGAAGAAATAATCCTTAGAACTGTGTTTCATACTGCAGAATTGCTAGCTACTAAACTGCATTCCTTATAA